One Microbispora sp. ZYX-F-249 DNA segment encodes these proteins:
- a CDS encoding ATP-binding protein: MSRARSRLAVRYFDDRVLLTDSAAWAYFRLPTVSYEFLTPEEREALATNITIALAAIRMQDAEVHLRIAHRAYPAAEWAMALNSTSDEGPGWREYLEEMYRHVWAKDFWSKEIYLGVRLGPRGAQLGTGVLAQLFGFYQRSEKTLGIEDDHVPDKEIARWTEAAERLGRALASSALYARHATSTEIAWLYQHAAAGGLGEPLPSATPRRRWGKGEIESLVEGQIHNGRSLLRIEQPAGDSWTAYLSFARFPDLMPFPDGEPWLHFADQLPFPVEVSSRMRLIPPVRASKDVARKLAHARDMDIHIREAGAEAPLALAEQIDAARMLEHGITKERLPFVYGWHRLSVSAPTEEMCVQRVEAVVEHYRDIGIDVVNSTGDQFSLFCEALPGEKLRVNAYAQRQPLRTIAGGMATATVELGDRVDESNAGWIGPYVGETLGRARSIVHFDPLVAAARNRPTAIAITGEPGGGKTTLALLLIYQMALRGVTIAVIDPKGDAESLVRLLQRRGRKARVIPLGSAAPGLLDPFSFGDDIATKKTMATETLRLLLPRMSEERESAMIQAVAAVSNEPDPSLGKVVDHLEQSTDPASKNLGAVLRSMSEMHLARLCFDASGGEQIDTEGWTTVFTLGGLTLPDVMTARDDYSYEQRLSVALLYLVSQFARRLMNGLDRRTPKAIFLDEAWAITSTPEGAKLVPEVSRMGRSRNTALVLVSQNAGDLLNEQVTNCLSSVFAFRSTERVEVEHVMELLGVDPSEEHKAVLRSLGNGECVFRDLDGRAGRIGVDLISEELLRWLDTNPTHDKPSENVHDLLDGGSGRSGVAQEVRS, encoded by the coding sequence ATGAGCAGGGCGCGCAGTCGCCTCGCGGTGCGTTACTTCGACGATCGCGTTCTCCTCACCGACTCGGCGGCCTGGGCGTACTTCCGGCTGCCGACGGTGAGTTACGAGTTCCTCACCCCCGAGGAGCGCGAGGCGCTGGCCACCAACATCACGATCGCGCTGGCCGCGATCAGGATGCAGGACGCCGAGGTGCACCTGCGGATCGCGCACCGGGCCTATCCGGCCGCCGAGTGGGCGATGGCGCTCAACTCGACCTCGGACGAGGGCCCGGGGTGGCGGGAGTACCTGGAGGAGATGTACCGCCACGTCTGGGCGAAGGACTTCTGGAGCAAGGAGATCTATCTCGGCGTACGGCTCGGGCCGCGCGGCGCGCAGCTCGGCACCGGCGTGCTGGCCCAGCTCTTCGGCTTCTACCAGCGCAGCGAGAAGACGCTCGGCATCGAGGACGACCACGTGCCGGACAAGGAGATCGCCCGGTGGACCGAGGCCGCGGAACGGCTCGGCCGGGCCCTCGCCTCCAGCGCGTTGTACGCCCGCCACGCCACCTCCACGGAGATCGCCTGGCTGTACCAGCACGCGGCCGCCGGCGGGCTCGGTGAGCCGCTGCCCTCGGCCACGCCGCGCCGCAGGTGGGGCAAGGGCGAGATCGAGTCGCTGGTGGAGGGGCAGATCCACAACGGCAGGTCGCTGCTGCGCATCGAGCAGCCGGCCGGAGACTCCTGGACCGCGTACCTGTCGTTCGCCCGGTTCCCCGATCTGATGCCGTTCCCCGACGGGGAGCCGTGGCTGCATTTCGCCGACCAGTTGCCGTTCCCGGTGGAGGTCTCCAGCCGGATGCGGCTGATCCCTCCGGTCAGGGCGAGCAAGGACGTGGCGCGCAAGCTGGCCCACGCCCGCGACATGGACATCCACATCCGTGAGGCGGGCGCCGAGGCGCCGCTCGCGCTGGCCGAGCAGATCGACGCCGCCCGCATGCTGGAGCACGGGATCACCAAGGAGCGCCTGCCGTTCGTCTACGGCTGGCACCGGCTCAGCGTCAGCGCGCCGACCGAGGAGATGTGCGTGCAGCGCGTCGAGGCCGTCGTGGAGCACTACCGCGACATCGGCATCGACGTCGTCAACTCCACCGGCGACCAGTTCTCGCTGTTCTGCGAGGCCCTGCCGGGGGAGAAACTGCGGGTCAACGCGTACGCCCAGCGGCAGCCGCTGCGCACGATCGCGGGCGGCATGGCCACCGCGACCGTCGAGCTCGGCGACCGGGTGGACGAGTCGAACGCCGGGTGGATCGGGCCGTACGTCGGGGAGACGCTGGGACGGGCCCGCAGCATCGTGCACTTCGACCCGCTCGTCGCGGCGGCGCGCAATCGCCCGACGGCCATCGCGATCACCGGTGAGCCGGGCGGCGGCAAGACCACGCTCGCGTTGCTGCTGATCTACCAGATGGCGCTGCGCGGCGTCACGATCGCGGTCATCGATCCCAAGGGCGACGCCGAGTCGCTCGTACGACTGCTGCAACGCCGGGGCCGCAAGGCACGGGTCATCCCGCTGGGGTCGGCCGCGCCGGGCCTGCTCGACCCGTTCTCGTTCGGCGACGACATCGCGACGAAGAAGACGATGGCGACAGAGACCCTGCGGCTGCTGCTGCCGAGGATGTCCGAGGAGCGCGAGTCCGCCATGATCCAGGCGGTCGCCGCGGTCTCCAACGAACCCGACCCCTCGCTGGGCAAGGTGGTCGACCACCTGGAGCAGTCGACCGACCCGGCGTCCAAGAACCTGGGGGCCGTGCTCCGGTCGATGTCGGAGATGCACCTGGCCCGGCTGTGCTTCGACGCCTCGGGCGGCGAGCAGATCGACACCGAGGGCTGGACGACCGTGTTCACGCTCGGCGGCCTCACGCTGCCCGACGTGATGACGGCCAGGGACGACTACTCCTACGAACAACGGCTGTCGGTGGCGCTGCTCTACCTGGTGTCGCAGTTCGCGCGCCGTCTGATGAACGGGCTCGACCGGCGTACGCCGAAGGCGATCTTCCTGGACGAGGCGTGGGCGATCACGTCCACGCCCGAGGGCGCCAAGCTCGTGCCCGAGGTCTCCCGGATGGGCCGCTCGCGCAACACGGCGCTCGTCCTGGTCTCGCAGAACGCCGGTGACCTGCTCAACGAGCAGGTGACCAACTGTCTGTCGTCGGTCTTCGCGTTCCGTTCGACCGAACGCGTGGAGGTCGAGCACGTGATGGAGCTCCTCGGCGTGGACCCGTCGGAGGAGCACAAGGCCGTGCTGCGCTCCCTGGGCAACGGGGAGTGCGTCTTCCGGGATCTGGACGGCCGGGCAGGCCGTATCGGGGTGGACCTGATCTCGGAGGAGCTGCTGCGGTGGCTTGACACCAATCCGACACACGACAAACCCAGCGAGAACGTGCATGATCTTCTTGACGGGGGCTCCGGTCGGTCGGGGGTCGCGCAGGAGGTGCGATCGTGA
- a CDS encoding TcpE family conjugal transfer membrane protein produces MDLPTYTNIWRIEKRLYKLYDLRLPMPLPVVWIGVFVGVSVPWWVFLYLIGLPFAAPWHVIYLVPPGVLTWLSTRPVIENKRLTELLQSQLRYMSEPRTWCRMAPFDEPDEIALTARVWRTTPPAMPAKGGAANGRAARKARRGISVKVPIAEVPGTGARPASKAAARAGARQVDPSRVVRPAVAAAAAAAAPVVADTPAPIPATTARAGGERVYHLSEPAALPVREEARGGHLTGPDRGREQRHESHEDRHEDHHEDHHEGQERPPASPAASHTAPAEAADAPAVPPIGTEALRRLRRLAASAEPRAVRHSGVTPFAETPLRPVEQAPEQAPAAETPAAQTPVEEASKEAPSAPREPADGERDAEALEQHRKGRPPRLVRPRVPGDAWGETPRTASPEPERTPPAADEAPAATGYAETADAETADAETADAETDEPATAAPTATDTAADAATDTPADTAVETATDTATDTPADTAVETATDTATDTVAGPAPDPSPDTSPESRTPDAPADAGSVADGAREGTHAPGSRPYESAGGASRGAPRGAGARTPGAGDVTPPAAPAAVSIRAVPAGPRAAGPAGPARPSLPAPGRTTPGRPAHEEPPRLRRVEAVVGRDTSGGWRRLAQVVVGGSRTDGMEVDEARARVPLTSSSRIMVLGCTGGAGQTTTALMLGHTLARYREDRVLALDANTGEDTLTTRIAAESPETLSSLIESSEEVTGYLGMRAYTTRCESGLEVVGADTDDRVTQRLADRAFLSDWRRTLAALDRHYRLTVIDPAAALAARLLPYADQLVLVAPASEDASEAVAMTYEWLDGHGCSDLRRRAVMVINGVSRRSLPDVEQAEAVASGRCRAIVRVPWEDELAPGRPGPVDVNHLRMGGRRAYVALAGVIVSGLATVQAKQEVAR; encoded by the coding sequence GTGGATCTGCCCACATATACGAATATTTGGCGCATCGAGAAGCGGCTGTACAAGCTGTACGACCTACGGCTGCCGATGCCGCTTCCGGTCGTCTGGATCGGTGTGTTCGTGGGTGTCTCCGTGCCGTGGTGGGTCTTCCTCTACCTGATCGGCCTGCCTTTCGCGGCCCCGTGGCACGTCATCTACCTGGTTCCCCCCGGCGTGCTCACCTGGCTGTCCACCCGTCCCGTGATCGAGAACAAGCGTCTCACCGAGCTGCTCCAGTCGCAGCTCCGCTACATGAGCGAGCCCCGGACCTGGTGCCGGATGGCCCCGTTCGACGAGCCGGACGAGATCGCCCTCACGGCGCGCGTCTGGCGGACCACGCCGCCGGCCATGCCGGCGAAGGGCGGGGCGGCGAACGGCAGGGCGGCCCGCAAGGCGCGCCGCGGTATCTCGGTCAAGGTGCCGATCGCGGAGGTCCCCGGGACCGGCGCACGGCCGGCCTCGAAGGCCGCCGCACGTGCGGGCGCGCGTCAGGTGGACCCCTCGCGTGTCGTACGCCCGGCGGTGGCGGCCGCCGCGGCCGCCGCCGCACCGGTCGTGGCCGACACCCCGGCCCCCATCCCGGCCACCACCGCCCGCGCCGGCGGTGAGCGCGTCTACCACCTCTCGGAGCCGGCCGCACTTCCCGTACGCGAGGAGGCGCGGGGCGGCCACCTCACCGGTCCGGATCGTGGGCGCGAGCAGCGGCACGAGAGCCACGAGGACCGGCACGAGGATCACCACGAGGATCACCACGAGGGCCAGGAGCGGCCACCCGCCTCTCCGGCCGCCTCGCACACCGCTCCCGCCGAGGCTGCGGACGCGCCCGCCGTCCCGCCCATCGGTACAGAGGCGCTGCGCCGCCTGCGCAGGCTCGCCGCTTCGGCCGAACCCCGCGCCGTGAGGCACTCCGGTGTGACCCCCTTCGCCGAGACGCCCCTGCGGCCCGTCGAGCAGGCGCCGGAGCAGGCGCCGGCGGCTGAGACGCCGGCAGCGCAGACACCGGTGGAGGAGGCATCGAAGGAGGCGCCGTCCGCGCCCCGGGAGCCCGCAGACGGCGAGCGGGACGCCGAGGCGCTCGAGCAGCATCGCAAGGGCCGGCCGCCGCGGCTCGTGCGCCCCAGGGTGCCGGGAGACGCCTGGGGCGAGACGCCCCGGACCGCCTCGCCGGAGCCGGAGCGGACGCCACCGGCGGCGGACGAGGCGCCAGCGGCCACGGGATACGCGGAGACGGCAGACGCGGAGACGGCAGACGCGGAGACGGCAGACGCGGAGACGGACGAGCCCGCGACGGCCGCTCCCACCGCGACGGACACAGCGGCGGACGCAGCGACGGACACACCGGCAGACACAGCGGTAGAGACAGCGACGGACACCGCGACGGACACACCGGCAGACACAGCGGTAGAGACAGCGACGGACACAGCGACGGACACAGTGGCGGGGCCCGCGCCCGATCCGTCCCCGGACACGTCGCCCGAGAGCAGGACGCCTGACGCTCCCGCCGACGCCGGTTCCGTCGCGGACGGCGCGCGGGAGGGGACGCACGCACCGGGGTCCCGGCCGTACGAGAGCGCCGGAGGCGCGTCCCGTGGCGCCCCCCGTGGCGCCGGTGCCCGCACCCCGGGCGCGGGGGACGTGACGCCTCCCGCGGCCCCCGCCGCGGTGTCGATCCGGGCCGTGCCCGCGGGCCCCCGGGCGGCGGGCCCGGCCGGTCCCGCCCGGCCGTCGCTGCCCGCCCCCGGCAGGACCACCCCCGGCAGGCCGGCGCACGAGGAGCCGCCGCGCCTGCGCCGCGTCGAGGCCGTCGTCGGCCGCGACACCTCGGGCGGCTGGCGGCGCCTGGCACAGGTGGTCGTGGGCGGCAGCCGTACGGACGGCATGGAGGTCGACGAGGCCCGGGCCCGCGTCCCGCTCACCAGCAGCAGCCGGATCATGGTGCTCGGCTGCACGGGCGGCGCCGGGCAGACGACCACGGCGTTAATGCTGGGCCACACGCTGGCCCGCTACCGGGAGGACCGCGTGCTCGCGCTCGACGCGAACACCGGAGAGGACACGCTCACGACGAGGATCGCCGCCGAATCCCCCGAGACGCTGAGCTCGCTCATCGAGAGCTCGGAAGAGGTGACCGGCTATCTCGGCATGCGGGCGTACACGACGCGCTGCGAATCGGGACTGGAGGTCGTCGGAGCGGACACCGACGACCGGGTGACGCAGCGCCTGGCGGATCGCGCGTTCCTGTCCGACTGGCGCAGGACGCTCGCCGCGCTCGACCGGCACTACCGGCTTACCGTGATCGACCCCGCGGCCGCGCTGGCGGCCCGGCTCCTGCCGTACGCCGACCAGCTCGTGCTGGTCGCCCCCGCGAGCGAGGACGCCTCCGAGGCGGTTGCGATGACCTACGAATGGCTCGACGGGCACGGCTGCTCCGACCTGAGGCGCCGCGCCGTAATGGTGATCAACGGCGTGAGCCGCCGCAGCCTCCCCGACGTGGAGCAGGCCGAGGCGGTGGCCAGCGGCCGCTGCCGGGCCATCGTACGGGTGCCGTGGGAGGACGAGCTGGCTCCCGGGCGGCCGGGGCCGGTCGACGTCAATCACCTCCGAATGGGCGGCCGCAGGGCGTACGTTGCGCTTGCGGGTGTGATCGTGAGCGGCCTGGCGACTGTCCAGGCCAAGCAGGAGGTGGCCAGATGA
- a CDS encoding type IV secretion system protein — translation MSVRRNDPRGRTREGGRRGRRVRRTLALLFVAFAAFVTLPLVFPSDTASAVGPCDLSPALAPEIVGGGVDGLVQPPAADVTAAAGQNAEQAPKEPATNYERYGMAGQFWHTYDLGCSDVTAVLGNAWANTVFSWAKAVDRLTISTYQAAATEGPLQPIKEVADKIVTNLADAMYWPYLRPIVILGAIWLAWYGLIRKRATTTTEGVIWMVLAVTVAIWFFSRPGDFTNLGKTVTDKTGEIVNSAFSGLPGAGGASCLPMNEAAPGEVPSEPTAGGYGRQGTPGVAQNADALWSVLVCKPWLMGEFGTADPDAGLVKGLGTKVLNLQAIDAKEQAAGQVPATDEHQKRFEEEVAKPMQSTPAYFLFQGKDWTSRLGIAIGAFIAAMVAGLLIFLVAVSLLVLKVGFLLLLMLGPIFLLIGVHPGSGRIIAMRWVEMLIGTLLRQAVLALVLGVLVYGYALIISTTLPWGMQILFMALMTIAVFFYRRPFQHLFASMDGHTITTRMLGEATTAPTLSRAANALPPVAAARAGRWGLRKAEPVIGAAMMATGAATAAAAAGVAQGRVRGEEGAGNVAAQAGARAGAQPAPLDADAQGAGRRKAAGAAARPGTAPPLNLSGVRPASPARSAAQAASSAASASASASPGGSPAAPPQRVTGASAAPAAPSRGGSSGGSSGGPGGGSSGGSGGGWFSGRSGGWASRPSSPRPSGGGSGGFFGGSRGSSGGSSRSGGPSRSGGSGGSGGSGGLFGGSSRRGDGGRSRPAPPRDSGSSSSRPRSAEPPPLWLPSRGAGTRRDGDAPTPFWAKPADRDSGD, via the coding sequence GTGAGCGTGCGCAGGAACGATCCCAGGGGTCGCACCAGAGAGGGCGGCAGACGCGGGAGGCGGGTCCGCCGGACCCTGGCCCTGCTGTTCGTCGCCTTCGCGGCGTTCGTGACGCTTCCGCTGGTCTTCCCGTCGGACACGGCGAGCGCCGTCGGGCCATGTGACCTGTCGCCGGCCCTCGCCCCGGAGATCGTGGGCGGCGGCGTCGACGGGCTGGTCCAGCCGCCGGCCGCGGATGTGACCGCGGCCGCCGGTCAGAACGCCGAACAGGCGCCGAAGGAACCGGCGACCAACTACGAGCGGTACGGCATGGCCGGCCAGTTCTGGCACACCTACGACCTGGGGTGCTCCGACGTCACGGCCGTGCTCGGCAACGCCTGGGCCAACACGGTCTTCTCCTGGGCCAAGGCCGTCGACCGGCTGACGATCAGCACCTACCAGGCGGCGGCCACCGAGGGCCCGCTGCAGCCCATCAAGGAAGTCGCCGACAAGATCGTCACCAACCTCGCCGACGCGATGTACTGGCCGTACCTGCGGCCGATCGTCATCCTCGGCGCGATCTGGCTGGCGTGGTACGGCCTGATCCGCAAGCGCGCGACGACGACCACCGAGGGCGTCATCTGGATGGTCCTCGCCGTGACGGTCGCCATCTGGTTCTTCAGCCGCCCGGGCGACTTCACCAACCTCGGCAAGACCGTGACCGACAAGACCGGCGAGATCGTCAACTCGGCGTTCTCGGGACTGCCCGGAGCGGGCGGCGCGTCCTGTCTGCCGATGAACGAGGCCGCGCCGGGCGAGGTGCCGAGCGAGCCCACCGCGGGCGGCTACGGCCGCCAGGGCACGCCCGGCGTGGCGCAGAACGCCGACGCGCTGTGGTCGGTCCTGGTCTGCAAGCCGTGGCTGATGGGCGAGTTCGGCACCGCCGATCCCGACGCCGGTCTCGTCAAGGGCCTGGGCACGAAGGTCCTGAACCTCCAGGCGATCGACGCGAAGGAACAGGCGGCAGGCCAGGTCCCGGCCACCGACGAGCACCAGAAGCGATTCGAGGAGGAAGTCGCCAAGCCGATGCAGAGCACCCCGGCGTACTTCCTCTTCCAGGGCAAGGACTGGACGAGCCGCCTGGGCATCGCCATCGGCGCCTTCATCGCGGCGATGGTCGCCGGACTGCTCATCTTCCTCGTCGCGGTGTCGCTGCTCGTCCTCAAGGTCGGCTTCCTGTTGCTGCTGATGCTCGGGCCGATCTTCCTGCTGATCGGCGTGCATCCGGGGTCGGGCCGCATCATCGCCATGCGCTGGGTGGAGATGCTGATCGGCACCCTGCTGCGCCAGGCCGTGCTGGCCCTGGTGCTCGGGGTCCTCGTGTACGGCTACGCGCTGATCATCTCGACCACCCTGCCCTGGGGCATGCAGATCCTGTTCATGGCGCTGATGACGATCGCGGTCTTCTTCTACAGGCGGCCGTTCCAGCATCTGTTCGCCTCGATGGACGGGCACACGATCACCACCCGGATGCTCGGCGAGGCCACCACCGCGCCGACGCTGTCGCGGGCGGCCAACGCGCTTCCGCCGGTGGCGGCGGCCCGGGCGGGCCGGTGGGGCCTGCGCAAGGCCGAGCCGGTCATCGGCGCGGCCATGATGGCGACCGGCGCGGCCACGGCCGCCGCCGCGGCGGGCGTGGCACAGGGCCGCGTGCGCGGCGAGGAGGGCGCGGGCAACGTCGCCGCCCAGGCGGGAGCACGTGCGGGGGCGCAACCCGCGCCGCTCGACGCCGACGCGCAGGGGGCCGGTCGCCGCAAGGCCGCAGGCGCCGCCGCACGTCCCGGAACGGCCCCGCCGCTCAACCTGTCGGGCGTCCGGCCCGCCTCCCCGGCCCGGTCCGCCGCACAGGCCGCGTCGTCGGCGGCGTCGGCGTCGGCGTCGGCGTCGCCGGGAGGAAGCCCGGCCGCCCCGCCGCAGCGGGTCACCGGCGCGTCCGCCGCGCCCGCCGCGCCGTCCCGCGGCGGTTCGAGCGGCGGTTCGAGCGGCGGCCCTGGTGGCGGTTCGAGTGGTGGCTCGGGTGGCGGCTGGTTCAGCGGCAGGTCGGGCGGCTGGGCCTCCCGGCCGTCGTCCCCGCGTCCGTCCGGCGGCGGCTCGGGCGGGTTCTTCGGCGGCTCGCGCGGCTCGTCCGGCGGCTCGAGCAGGTCCGGTGGGCCGAGCAGGTCGGGCGGCTCCGGTGGCTCGGGCGGCTCGGGTGGTCTGTTCGGCGGTTCGTCCCGGCGCGGTGACGGCGGCCGTTCCCGGCCCGCGCCGCCACGCGACTCCGGATCGTCCTCGAGTCGTCCCCGTTCGGCCGAGCCGCCCCCGCTCTGGCTGCCGAGCAGGGGAGCGGGCACGCGCCGCGACGGCGACGCGCCGACGCCGTTCTGGGCCAAGCCCGCCGACCGCGACTCCGGCGACTGA
- the ychF gene encoding redox-regulated ATPase YchF — MSLSIGIVGLPNVGKSTLFNALTKSANALAANYPFATIEPNVGIVGVPDSRLDKLAEIYGSARILPAKVEFVDIAGLVKGASEGQGRGNQFLANIRETDAICQVIRVFSDPDVTHVDGEVAPERDIETINTELILADLQTIEKALPRLQKEARTNKDRKVLLEAAEAAAKLLDTGTTLYAGAKAAGIDLADLRELHLLTAKPFLYVFNLDADELTDADLRAKLSGIVAPAEAVFLDAKIESELVELPDDEALELLQSVGQEESGLAQLARVGFETLGLQTYLTAGPKEARAWTIRKGATAPEAAGVIHTDFQRGFIKAEVISFDDLVEAGSMTAARAAGKARIEGKDYVMRDGDVVEFRFNV; from the coding sequence GTGAGCCTGAGCATCGGCATCGTCGGCCTGCCCAACGTCGGCAAGTCCACGCTTTTCAACGCCCTGACCAAGAGCGCGAACGCCCTGGCGGCCAACTATCCGTTCGCCACCATCGAGCCGAACGTGGGCATCGTCGGCGTGCCGGACTCTCGTCTGGACAAGCTGGCGGAGATCTACGGTTCCGCGCGCATCCTCCCCGCCAAGGTCGAGTTCGTCGACATCGCGGGCCTGGTGAAGGGGGCCTCGGAGGGGCAGGGCAGGGGCAACCAGTTCCTCGCCAACATCCGCGAGACCGACGCGATCTGCCAGGTCATCCGGGTCTTCTCCGACCCCGACGTCACCCACGTGGACGGTGAGGTGGCGCCGGAGCGCGACATCGAGACGATCAACACCGAGCTGATCCTCGCCGACCTGCAGACGATCGAGAAGGCGCTGCCCCGCCTGCAGAAGGAAGCACGCACCAACAAGGACCGCAAGGTCCTCCTGGAGGCCGCCGAGGCCGCGGCGAAGCTGCTCGACACCGGCACCACCCTGTACGCCGGGGCCAAGGCGGCCGGGATCGACCTCGCCGACCTGCGCGAGCTCCACCTCCTCACGGCCAAGCCGTTCCTGTACGTCTTCAACCTCGACGCCGACGAGCTGACCGACGCCGACCTGCGAGCCAAGCTCTCCGGGATCGTGGCGCCGGCGGAGGCCGTGTTCCTCGACGCCAAGATCGAGTCCGAGCTGGTCGAGCTGCCCGACGACGAGGCGCTGGAACTGCTGCAGTCGGTCGGCCAGGAGGAGTCGGGCCTCGCCCAGCTCGCCCGGGTCGGCTTCGAGACGCTGGGCCTGCAGACGTACCTGACCGCCGGGCCCAAGGAGGCCCGCGCCTGGACGATCCGCAAGGGCGCCACCGCTCCCGAGGCCGCCGGGGTCATCCACACCGACTTCCAGCGCGGCTTCATCAAGGCCGAGGTCATCTCGTTCGACGACCTGGTGGAGGCGGGCTCCATGACCGCCGCCCGGGCCGCGGGCAAGGCCAGGATCGAGGGCAAGGACTACGTGATGCGCGACGGCGACGTCGTCGAGTTCCGCTTCAACGTCTGA
- a CDS encoding VOC family protein, whose amino-acid sequence MACRISELVIDAADPERLAEFWSKVLGYVELGREDDGSIEIGPPDAGFGGPQPTLILSPSSDPRAGKLRLHIDVNPTDRDQDAELERLLALGARPADVGQTGTESWHVLADPEGNEFCLLSARLRPL is encoded by the coding sequence ATGGCATGCCGCATCAGTGAGCTGGTCATCGACGCCGCCGACCCCGAGCGGCTCGCCGAGTTCTGGAGCAAGGTCCTCGGCTATGTCGAACTCGGCAGGGAGGACGACGGGAGCATCGAGATCGGGCCGCCCGACGCCGGCTTCGGCGGCCCGCAGCCCACTCTCATCCTCAGCCCCAGCAGCGACCCGCGGGCCGGGAAGCTCCGGCTGCACATCGACGTCAATCCCACCGACCGCGACCAGGACGCCGAGCTGGAGCGGCTGCTCGCTCTGGGCGCCAGGCCCGCCGACGTCGGCCAGACCGGCACCGAGAGCTGGCACGTCCTGGCCGACCCGGAAGGCAACGAGTTCTGCCTCCTGAGTGCCCGGCTCCGGCCCCTCTGA
- a CDS encoding RNA polymerase sigma factor: MYREHWALVCGFLLRRTRDPHLAEDLAQETFVKATRALLGWRGENAAAWLLTIARNVLVDHVRRHRRELDLPRPDELGVPPLHIESLAVRDVLERLPEEQRRLLTLVYFDGFSLVEVAAMTGRKHTTVKTAVWRARAAFADQYGVPHD, encoded by the coding sequence CTGTACCGCGAGCACTGGGCGCTCGTGTGCGGGTTCCTGTTGCGCCGCACCCGCGACCCGCACCTCGCGGAGGATCTGGCTCAGGAGACCTTCGTCAAGGCGACGAGGGCGCTGCTCGGCTGGCGCGGCGAGAACGCGGCCGCATGGCTGCTCACCATCGCCCGCAACGTCCTGGTCGACCACGTCCGGCGCCACCGCCGCGAACTGGACCTGCCCCGCCCCGACGAGCTCGGCGTGCCCCCGCTGCACATCGAGTCGCTGGCCGTGCGCGACGTCCTGGAGCGGCTGCCCGAGGAACAGCGCAGGCTGCTCACCTTGGTCTACTTCGACGGCTTCTCCCTGGTCGAGGTGGCCGCGATGACCGGCAGGAAGCACACCACTGTCAAGACGGCCGTGTGGCGGGCCAGGGCCGCCTTCGCCGATCAGTACGGAGTTCCCCATGACTGA
- a CDS encoding conjugal transfer protein, whose product MARRSDVQQDPRIAGDPDPYPLEGFDPASGARAAAPRRRGWSGGGGRWLVWTGRVILWALIVVIVVNGVRAVFERSLQDDAAPSTPAGTATSGFPATQAAAFANQFAAVYLNYDAANPQQRAERLKSFLPEGADDQFGWNGYGRMSAGAFQFAGIEVVDEHNARVTVTYQSGGSRGLLSVPVYYDNGRFVVAAQPALLPAPGPAGLPQLPDPDRDSATEAELRPQLEGFFKAYAAGNQVDLQRYVASGVTVNGFGGEFTLAELKDVVVPPGGTDSRKVTAVVVWAVASGEQAAPASPSQDPAAQPAGLEQAYELTIEKQGGKWFVRDIQGANRSVG is encoded by the coding sequence ATGGCTCGCAGGTCAGACGTCCAGCAGGATCCGCGGATCGCTGGCGACCCTGACCCGTACCCACTGGAAGGCTTCGATCCCGCGAGCGGCGCGCGCGCCGCGGCCCCCCGCCGCAGAGGCTGGAGCGGCGGCGGAGGACGCTGGCTCGTCTGGACCGGGCGGGTCATCCTCTGGGCACTGATCGTCGTCATCGTGGTCAACGGCGTCCGTGCGGTGTTCGAGCGCTCCCTGCAGGACGACGCCGCCCCCTCGACGCCGGCCGGGACGGCCACCTCCGGGTTCCCGGCGACGCAGGCGGCGGCCTTCGCCAACCAGTTCGCGGCGGTCTATCTCAACTACGACGCGGCCAACCCCCAGCAGCGCGCGGAACGGCTGAAGTCGTTCCTGCCGGAGGGCGCGGACGACCAGTTCGGCTGGAACGGCTACGGGCGCATGTCGGCCGGGGCCTTCCAGTTCGCCGGGATCGAGGTCGTCGACGAGCACAACGCCCGGGTGACCGTGACGTACCAGTCCGGGGGCAGCCGTGGGCTGCTGTCCGTGCCGGTCTACTACGACAACGGCAGGTTCGTCGTCGCCGCTCAGCCGGCCCTGCTGCCCGCGCCGGGGCCGGCGGGTCTGCCGCAGCTCCCGGATCCCGACCGCGACTCCGCCACCGAAGCCGAACTACGTCCCCAGCTCGAAGGCTTCTTCAAGGCGTACGCCGCGGGCAACCAGGTCGACCTGCAGCGGTACGTCGCGAGCGGGGTGACCGTCAACGGGTTCGGCGGCGAGTTCACCCTCGCCGAGCTGAAGGACGTCGTGGTCCCGCCGGGCGGCACCGACAGCAGGAAGGTCACTGCGGTGGTCGTGTGGGCGGTGGCGTCCGGCGAGCAGGCGGCACCGGCGAGCCCGTCGCAGGACCCGGCGGCGCAGCCCGCCGGTCTCGAGCAGGCCTATGAGTTGACGATCGAAAAGCAGGGCGGCAAGTGGTTCGTCAGGGACATCCAGGGTGCGAACCGGTCCGTGGGGTAG